In a single window of the Arachis hypogaea cultivar Tifrunner chromosome 6, arahy.Tifrunner.gnm2.J5K5, whole genome shotgun sequence genome:
- the LOC112755627 gene encoding probable UDP-3-O-acyl-N-acetylglucosamine deacetylase 1, mitochondrial isoform X2, with protein sequence MTAFNSFRSSKLVSWKSTGRLQQTLANCVERRGKALHSGKGSTVRLCPGFAGEGRYFDYRSNLIPASIDFVQVSPLCTTLCKNGFRVRTVEHLLSALEAAGVDNCRIEIENLDAEERDVEIPIFDGSAREWVEAVDEVGLKVATTRDGKHCEKMAAHVNEPVYVWRDDSFVSAFPSNVVKISYGISFPQAPAIGSQWFSTPSVDNLFYTRQIALARTFCIYEEIEQMRNVGLIKGGSLENAIVCCTSKGWLNPPLRFNDEPCRHKVLDLIGDLSLFAQFGNQGLPVAHIVAYKGGHALHAGLARQLMGE encoded by the exons ATGACTGCTTTCAACTCCTTCAGATCGTCCAAATTGGTCTCATGGAAATCT ACCGGCAGGCTTCAGCAAACCCTAGCGAATTGCGTAGAGCGGAGGGGCAAGGCTTTGCATTCAGGAAAGGGTTCGACAGTGCGATTGTGCCCTGGGTTCGCCGGCGAAGGAAGGTACTTTGATTATAGGAGCAATTTGATTCCGGCATCTATTGATTTTGTTCAGGTGTCGCCTCTCTGTACCACTCTCTGTAAAAATGGTTTCCGTGTTCGAACCGTAGAGCACTTACTTTCTGCATTGGAGGCTGCtggagttgataattgcagaattGAGATTGAAAATTTGGATGCTGAAGAGCGTGATGTTGAG ATTCCTATATTTGATGGATCAGCAAGAGAATGGGTTGAAGCAGTGGATGAAGTTGGTTTAAAGGTGGCAACAACCCGGGATGGCAAACATTGTGAGAAAATGGCAGCACATGTGAATGAACCGGTGTATGTTTGGAGGGATGATTCTTTTGTTTCTGCATTTCCTTCAAACGTGGTTAAGATAAGTTATGGCATCAGCTTTCCACAG GCACCAGCTATAGGCTCCCAGTGGTTTTCTACACCATCTGTGGACAATTTGTTTTATACCAGACAGATCGCTTTGGCAAGAACCTTCTGTATTTATGAGGAG ATCGAGCAAATGCGCAATGTTGGACTTATCAAGGGGGGTTCTCTGGAAAATGCCATTGTATGCTG TACCAGTAAAGGTTGGTTGAACCCACCTCTGCGTTTTAATGATGAACCATGCCGCCACAAGGTCTTAGATCTTATTGGTGATCTTTCACTTTTTGCTCAGTTTGGGAATCAAGGACTTCCAGTGGCACACATTGTAGCTTACAAG GGTGGCCATGCTTTGCATGCTGGTTTGGCACGCCAGTTAATGGGTGAGTGA
- the LOC112755627 gene encoding probable UDP-3-O-acyl-N-acetylglucosamine deacetylase 1, mitochondrial isoform X1, whose protein sequence is MTAFNSFRSSKLVSWKSTGRLQQTLANCVERRGKALHSGKGSTVRLCPGFAGEGRYFDYRSNLIPASIDFVQVSPLCTTLCKNGFRVRTVEHLLSALEAAGVDNCRIEIENLDAEERDVEQIPIFDGSAREWVEAVDEVGLKVATTRDGKHCEKMAAHVNEPVYVWRDDSFVSAFPSNVVKISYGISFPQAPAIGSQWFSTPSVDNLFYTRQIALARTFCIYEEIEQMRNVGLIKGGSLENAIVCCTSKGWLNPPLRFNDEPCRHKVLDLIGDLSLFAQFGNQGLPVAHIVAYKGGHALHAGLARQLMGE, encoded by the exons ATGACTGCTTTCAACTCCTTCAGATCGTCCAAATTGGTCTCATGGAAATCT ACCGGCAGGCTTCAGCAAACCCTAGCGAATTGCGTAGAGCGGAGGGGCAAGGCTTTGCATTCAGGAAAGGGTTCGACAGTGCGATTGTGCCCTGGGTTCGCCGGCGAAGGAAGGTACTTTGATTATAGGAGCAATTTGATTCCGGCATCTATTGATTTTGTTCAGGTGTCGCCTCTCTGTACCACTCTCTGTAAAAATGGTTTCCGTGTTCGAACCGTAGAGCACTTACTTTCTGCATTGGAGGCTGCtggagttgataattgcagaattGAGATTGAAAATTTGGATGCTGAAGAGCGTGATGTTGAG cAGATTCCTATATTTGATGGATCAGCAAGAGAATGGGTTGAAGCAGTGGATGAAGTTGGTTTAAAGGTGGCAACAACCCGGGATGGCAAACATTGTGAGAAAATGGCAGCACATGTGAATGAACCGGTGTATGTTTGGAGGGATGATTCTTTTGTTTCTGCATTTCCTTCAAACGTGGTTAAGATAAGTTATGGCATCAGCTTTCCACAG GCACCAGCTATAGGCTCCCAGTGGTTTTCTACACCATCTGTGGACAATTTGTTTTATACCAGACAGATCGCTTTGGCAAGAACCTTCTGTATTTATGAGGAG ATCGAGCAAATGCGCAATGTTGGACTTATCAAGGGGGGTTCTCTGGAAAATGCCATTGTATGCTG TACCAGTAAAGGTTGGTTGAACCCACCTCTGCGTTTTAATGATGAACCATGCCGCCACAAGGTCTTAGATCTTATTGGTGATCTTTCACTTTTTGCTCAGTTTGGGAATCAAGGACTTCCAGTGGCACACATTGTAGCTTACAAG GGTGGCCATGCTTTGCATGCTGGTTTGGCACGCCAGTTAATGGGTGAGTGA
- the LOC112755628 gene encoding uncharacterized protein, translating into MEDIELLDISWEDVVCPICLDFPHNSVLLQCSSYEKGCRPFLCDTNHLHSNCLDRFKSACGMSSSPALDETSVESNVPVVPDAAIENNEQVAPDGRCKLSCPLCRGEVSGWIVVDKARSHLDEKKRCCDEVKCKFMGSYLELQQHAQLEHPHARPSKIDPARQLDWENFQQSSEIIDVLSTIHSETPRGVVLGDYVIEYGDDDSRDEFEDFPGDDGNWWTSCILYQVFDNFRSSRNRRRARVGDTRRSNRRLSYDTSNSDEGSVVSLEYNDYGLDEIDDDFVSTRGPSRGNRGYGRSHRRRSRFFDN; encoded by the exons ATGGAGGATATTGAGTTGTTAGATATCAGTTGGGAGGACGTTGTCTGTCCCATATGCTTAGATTTCCCTCATAATAGTGTGCTCCTTCAGTGTTCATCTTATGAAAAAGGATGTCGTCCTTTTCTATGTGACACGAACCATCTGCACTCTAATTGTTTGGATCGTTTCAAAAGTGCCTGTGGTATGTCATCATCTCCAGCACTTGATGAAACTTCTGTAGAAAGTAATGTTCCAGTGGTGCCGGATGCTGCCATAGAAAATAATGAGCAAGTGGCACCAGATGGTCGATGCAAGCTGAGTTGTCCATTGTGTAGGGGTGAGGTTTCTGGGTGGATTGTTGTTGACAAGGCTCGTTCGCATCTTGATGAGAAGAAGCGTTGCTGTGATGAGGTGAAATGTAAATTCATGGGAAGTTACTTGGAGTTACAGCAACATGCTCAACTTGAACATCCTCATGCCCGTCCGTCAAAAATAGATCCCGCTCGACAGCTTGATTGGGAGAATTTCCAACAGTCCTCTGAGATTATAGATGTTTTGAGCACTATTCATTCAGAAACCCCGAGGGGCGTGGTTTTGGGAGATTATGTGATTGAATACGGGGATGATGATTCTAGAGATGAGTTTGAGGACTTCCCTGGAGATGATGGCAATTGGTGGACCTCTTGTATATTGTATCAAGTCTTTGACAACTTCAGAAGTTCAAGAAATAGAAGGAGGGCAAGAGTAGGTGATACCAGAAGGAGTAATCGCCGTTTAAGTTATGATACTTCAAATTCAGATGAAGGTTCTGTTGTATCCTTGGAGTACAATGACTATGGGCTAGATGAGATTGATGATGATTTTGTTAGTACAAGGGGCCCCTCAAGGGGTAACCGTGGTTACGGCAG ATCGCATAGGCGCCGATCACGCTTCTTTGATAATTAG